A single genomic interval of Oryza sativa Japonica Group chromosome 7, ASM3414082v1 harbors:
- the LOC4344372 gene encoding sex determination protein tasselseed-2, with the protein MTAVDLMPAADDDNNKQSSTGLLHHHQLPAAADNAILHNTRRLEGKVAIVTGGSRGIGEAIVRAFVHHGALVVVADIDDAGGHALAAALGPHACTYVHCDVAEEADVERAVATTLEQHGRLDVLCNNAGVLGRQTRGAKSIASLDAAEFARVLRVNALGAALGMKHAARAMVPRRSGSIVSVASVAGVLGGLGPHAYTASKHALVGLTKNAACELGEHGIRVNCISPFGVATPMLVNAWRQGQGGDHADEDQAAASEEEEVEKMEEMVRRLATLKGPTLRAGDIAEAAVFLASDESRYVSGHNLVVDGGVTTSRNVIGL; encoded by the exons ATGACCGCCGTCGACTTGATGCCTGCAGCTGACGACGACAACAACAAGCAGTCATccaccggcctcctccaccaccaccagctccccgccgccgccgacaacgcCATACTACACAATACCAG GCGGCTGGAGGGGAAGGTGGCCATCGTCACCGGCGGCTCGCGTGGCATCGGCGAAGCCATCGTAAGGGCCTTCGTTCACCACGgcgctctcgtcgtcgtcgccgacatcGACGACGCCGGGGGCCACGCGCTGGCCGCCGCGCTCGGCCCGCACGCCTGCACCTACGTCCACTGCGACGTGGCCGAGGAGGCCGACGTGGaacgcgccgtcgccaccacgcTGGAGCAGCACGGCCGCCTGGACGTGCTGTGCAACAACGCCGGGGTGCTGGGCCGCCAGACGCGCGGCGCCAAGAGCATCGCGTCCCTCGACGCCGCCGAGTTCGCCCGCGTGCTGCGCGTCAACGCGCTGGGCGCCGCCCTCGGAATGAAGCACGCGGCGCGTGCCATGGTGCCCCGCCGCTCCGGGAGCATCGTGTCGGTGGCGAGCGTGGCGGGCGTGCTGGGCGGCCTCGGCCCGCACGCGTACACGGCCTCCAAGCACGCCCTAGTGGGGCTCACCAAGAACGCCGCCTGCGAGCTCGGGGAGCACGGCATCCGCGTCAACTGCATCTCCCCCTTCGGCGTGGCGACGCCGATGCTGGTGAACGCGTGGCGGCAGGGGCAGGGAGGAGATCACGCGGATGAGgatcaggcggcggcgagcgaggaggaggaggtggagaagatgGAGGAGATGGTGCGGAGGCTGGCGACGCTCAAGGGGCCGACGCTGCGGGCAGGCGAcatcgcggaggcggcggtgttcCTGGCCAGCGACGAGTCCAGGTACGTGTCCGGCCACaacctcgtcgtcgacggcggcgtcacCACCTCCAGAAACGTCATCGGCCTCTGA
- the LOC9267838 gene encoding scar-like domain-containing protein WAVE 5, whose protein sequence is MGGRGRGNDDDGGVVVVDGFVAILRQLGDLAQLAAEVFQGMHDQVMALSTRRRQLALRLNHLDHAAPPAVAAPQDSSSSFFCHKDYYLFVASNIGRVHWRANLILKQGLVAGGNNSLPTIIFDRIHRCRGPPNLSLLDKYDADGEGACLKRYTNPSFFTSHSACSTKLIHQRIHMAKQPPKLLLETKPTFQCSDSDNSRPQKASQCSDSMPEMDASHGFLSMFRQLKYRQTNGSPMPQMHNFQNETSSSELNISSNCSPESSIKVTQDIGASTTGTDSVSEERNLELERTSSFEAWLSPNAHNIQHDQIAEEMPHYSCNNNNGFVNHVTPNDAIGATNNGNCKDDSNTYKKAVRSKYRGGMEFIASRVSSFPRKLFRKKQDPHPLSVADSFRNMTSKILELKCNNIRDNDSNGMGSINREELLASENGEHPSPDAPFRHVSTERRYMHATRASSEDVPALAEVASDKKSKQEHSDDASEASYDKLLDEELHQSVVRQERNGSPVPQVCSTTRFSQLEREGPGKDMVPPLPPMQWLSSIKVHSGSRVASSPRLKTLRPQSPAVPNHAAGRSYSHPVRKQLETDNVQARGHFGILASHAEIAQTSASDIKSAAVISIRNGICRYGFPGKDSEEINHQEKDIIQPSEGEILKTTEEVCEPTVQSDESPPEQHSEIQPQREEIHQTGNGDSDCNNKNNLRATTEGPIYSNGPQIDVHNSLDHPTDRESNTNVHVESVFFSAVEQLTKMNPPPVPRPKYSILQVGVQDRSTVRTAPGLIYPSRRLSGEIRKLPEQINAKSCDLKPALERGSNVTVDHRNTKVATILQRVDHIRQAHAENYDIDSEVSWSDSD, encoded by the exons ATGGGTGGCAGAGGCAgaggcaacgacgacgacggtggtgtGGTCGTCGTCGATGGCTTCGTCGCCATCCTCCGCCAGCTCGGAGACCTCGCGCA GCTGGCGGCGGAGGTGTTCCAAGGCATGCACGACCAAGTCATGGCTCTATCCACACGACGACGCCAACTCGCGCTGCGCCTCAACCACCTCGATCACGCAGCACCACCAGCAGTAGCAGCACCACaagattcttcttcttccttcttctgtCACAAAGATTACTACCTCTTCGTTGCTTCCAACATAG GCCGTGTCCATTGGCGCGCAAATCTCATTCTGAAGCAGGGGCTCGTTGCAGGAGGAAACAACAGCTTGCCTACCATTATCTTTGACCGCATCCACAGATGCAGAGGGCCACCCAATCTGTCCCTCCTTGACAA GTACGATGCTGACGGCGAGGGTGCCTGCTTGAAGAGATACACTAATCCTTCATTCTTCACCTCTCACTCTGCCTGCTCTACCAAACTAATCCACCAACGCATCCACATGGCAAAACAACCTCCAAAGCTACTACTG GAAACCAAACCTACATTTCAGTGTTCAGATTCAGACAACTCCAGGCCTCAGAAGGCATCCCAGTGCAGTGACTCTAT GCCTGAAATGGACGCATCTCATGGATTCCTATCCATGTTCCGACAACTGAAATATCGACAGACGAATGGAAGCCCCATGCCTCAAATGCACAACTTTCAGAACGAGACTTCTTCATCTGAGCTGAACATATCTTCAAACTGTTCGCCTGAATCAAGCATCAAGGTGACACAAGACATCGGAGCAAGCACAACAGGTACAGATTCAGTCAGTGAAGAGAGGAACTTGGAGCTCGAGAGGACTAGTTCATTCGAGGCATGGCTCTCTCCAAATGCACATAATATTCAGCATGATCAGATAGCAGAAGAAATGCCTCACTACAGTtgtaacaacaacaatggattCGTCAATCATGTCACTCCGAATGATGCCATTGGTGCAACCAACAATGGCAATTGTAAGGACGATTCCAACACCTACAAGAAGGCTGTGAGGTCAAAGTATAGAGGTGGCATGGAGTTCATCGCCTCAAGGGTCAGCAGTTTTCCCAGGAAGCTCTTCAGAAAGAAGCAAGATCCACATCCACTGTCAGTGGCAGATTCCTTCCGGAACATGACTAGCAAGATTCTTGAGCTGAAATGCAACAACATTCGAGACAACGATTCCAATGGCATGGGATCAATCAACAGAGAGGAACTGCTCGCAAGTGAAAACGGTGAGCATCCATCTCCTGACGCTCCCTTTCGTCACGTATCAACAGAGCGTAGGTATATGCACGCCACGAGAGCTTCTTCTGAAGATGTTCCTGCACTTGCTGAAGTTGCATCGGATAAGAAAAGCAAACAGGAGCACTCTGACGATGCATCTGAAGCATCTTATGACAAATTGTTGGATGAAGAACTGCATCAATCTGTTGTACGTCAGGAACGAAATGGTTCTCCCGTTCCGCAGGTCTGCAGCACTACAAGATTTTCTCAACTAGAGCGTGAAGGTCCTGGGAAAGATATGGTGCCGCCACTCCCTCCGATGCAGTGGTTATCATCAATCAAGGTTCATTCAGGATCAAGGGTTGCATCATCTCCAAGACTTAAAACACTTAGGCCACAATCACCAGCGGTACCAAACCATGCAGCTGGAAGAAGCTATTCGCATCCGGTAAGAAAGCAGCTGGAAACTGACAATGTTCAGGCGAGAGGCCATTTCGGCATCCTGGCTTCACACGCTGAGATAGCCCAGACATCAGCTTCTGATATTAAATCTGCAGCTGTTATCTCGATTAGAAATGGAATCTGCAGATATGGGTTCCCTGGGAAGGATTCTGAAGAAATTAATCATCAAGAAAAGGATATCATTCAGCCTTCAGAAGGTGAAATTCTGAAGACTACGGAGGAGGTCTGTGAGCCTACGGTACAGTCAGACGAGTCTCCGCCTGAACAACATTCAGAAATACAACCTCAACGAGAAGAAATACACCAAACTGGTAATGGAGATTCTGATTGCAACAACAAGAATAATCTCAGGGCCACCACAGAAGGGCCTATCTATAGCAATGGACCACAGATTGATGTGCACAACTCACTGGATCATCCTACTGACAGAGAGAGCAATACTAATGTGCACGTAGAAAGTGTTTTTTTCTCTGCAGTAGAACAGCTAACAAAGATGAACCCTCCTCCGGTGCCAAGGCCTAAATATTCTATACTTCAGGTTGGAGTCCAAGATAGAAGCACG GTAAGAACGGCTCCAGGTTTGATATATCCTTCAAGAAGGCTTTCAGGAGAGATACGCAAATTACCTGAACAAATAAACGCCAAG TCTTGCGATCTGAAGCCTGCCCTTGAAAGAGGCTCAAATGTGACAGTTGATCACAGGAACACAAAAGTGGCTACAATCTTGCAGAGGGTTGATCACATTCGTCAG GCTCACGCAGAAAACTACGACATTGACAGTGAGGTTAGCTGGAGTGACAGTGACTGA